The following coding sequences are from one Candidatus Neomarinimicrobiota bacterium window:
- a CDS encoding PKD domain-containing protein, translating to MRVLTVMVGCCLLAAVSCTDPLEENLPPAASFSYSPESPSPGDTVTLDASQSSDSDGHIVAFLWTFGDGKTGEAVTVNHIYESDAAYRVTLIVTDDGGDSDTTSSTVTVEYALNPVADYDLDIKSPSGLSFSVDGNHLWTVSDKPGGAVFKISLTGEIVRRLSYTGADMEGVVQSILDSTLWVVEELTGEVVQIDTVGNELGRVTLSGVTGGGGLEGITINPEDGHSYLLKEKDPGALIELNATLEFVSYDRITFAADYSGISYDAVSGQLWILSDEEEKVYRVGTDGEVVRKYRTEVIKGEGIAVDEESGLIYIISDESERLYQFSVER from the coding sequence ATGAGGGTACTTACGGTCATGGTCGGGTGCTGCCTTCTGGCGGCAGTTTCGTGTACCGATCCGCTCGAGGAGAATCTTCCTCCGGCGGCGTCTTTCAGTTACTCTCCCGAGAGCCCGTCACCGGGAGATACGGTCACACTTGATGCCAGCCAGTCGTCTGATTCAGATGGTCATATCGTAGCCTTCCTCTGGACCTTTGGTGATGGAAAAACAGGCGAGGCGGTGACGGTGAACCACATCTATGAATCCGATGCTGCTTACCGTGTGACACTCATCGTAACCGACGATGGAGGTGACTCGGATACGACTTCTTCAACCGTGACTGTGGAGTACGCTCTCAATCCGGTGGCCGATTATGATCTCGATATTAAGTCACCTTCGGGCCTCTCATTTTCTGTGGACGGGAATCACCTCTGGACCGTGAGCGACAAGCCGGGGGGCGCAGTCTTCAAGATAAGTCTGACGGGTGAAATAGTAAGAAGGCTGTCATACACTGGTGCCGACATGGAAGGGGTGGTGCAGAGTATCCTCGATTCTACACTCTGGGTAGTGGAGGAATTGACCGGAGAGGTGGTACAGATTGATACAGTCGGCAACGAACTCGGCAGAGTGACTCTCAGCGGCGTTACCGGTGGCGGCGGGCTGGAAGGAATCACTATCAATCCGGAGGACGGTCATTCCTATCTTCTGAAAGAGAAAGACCCCGGCGCCCTCATAGAACTTAACGCAACGCTCGAGTTTGTCAGCTATGACCGCATCACTTTTGCAGCAGACTACTCAGGAATCTCCTACGATGCCGTAAGCGGGCAGTTGTGGATTCTGAGCGATGAGGAGGAGAAGGTATATCGGGTGGGGACAGATGGAGAGGTCGTTCGCAAGTACCGCACTGAAGTGATCAAGGGCGAGGGCATTGCCGTGGATGAGGAGAGTGGTCTGATCTATATTATCAGTGATGAGAGTGAGAGGCTATATCAGTTTTCGGTGGAGCGTTGA